A stretch of the Ornithodoros turicata isolate Travis chromosome 4, ASM3712646v1, whole genome shotgun sequence genome encodes the following:
- the LOC135390714 gene encoding uncharacterized protein LOC135390714, with amino-acid sequence MGLVWPRWAITAWYATALLLLQSVIAIKPQLFAHVNDLLADEDAIHVDVPKNLQGMLHGWTQSQVGVDEELEDDSAWVPYWQPEQPDEATTPVIKHDLDFKGLVTTPKPARGNTMSPNSLNINYLPVEVHGPAGDTASGDAGGFRQEAPSRDLSTRLHAVQVAFPPTVKTDRKDPVALSDVRPDKRKPELKTSAADLPSLLVHLGRTRTNASSKTFSNSSSERGSGDIQTHPEGSEYGSGTTRGISSLNGAFSGSSSTASLSRFSKTKTSKPGRGDWNALVMRESRRIYNFMKAPLSLWPSFGFQKQLALFCTIFFAFVYVYTCCVQAVYAKHFYEIAFKQDLQYVWGSSESQRSI; translated from the exons ATGGGGCTTGTGTGGCCGCGTTGGGCGATTACCGCCTGGTACGCCACAGCCTTGCTTCTGCTGCAGTCTGTCATAGCTATAAAGCCTCAATTATTTGCCCATGTTAATGACCTACTCGCTGACGAAGATGCTATCCATGTGGATGTACCGAAAAACTTACAGGGGATGCTGCACGGCTGGACGCAGTCGCAG GTTGGCGTGGACGAAGAACTCGAAGATGATTCTGCCTGGGTACCCTACTGGCAGCCTGAACAGCCTGACGAGGCAACGACACCCGTCATAAAACATGACTTGGACTTCAAAGGGCTTGTCACCACACCAAAACCCGCACGAGGTAACACCATGTCGCCAAACAGCCTCAATATCAACTATCTGCCCGTCGAGGTCCACGGTCCTGCTGGCGACACTGCTTCAGGAGACGCTGGAGGCTTCCGGCAAGAAGCTCCTTCAAGAGATCTTTCTACGAGGCTTCATGCAGTCCAGGTAGCGTTTCCCCCTACCGTCAAGACCGACCGCAAAGATCCGGTGGCTTTAAGTGATGTGAGACCCGATAAACGTAAACCAGAACTCAAGACTAGTGCTGCAGACCTCCCAAGCCTTCTCGTACATCTAGGAAGAACTCGCACTAATGCATCCAGTAAAACCTTCAGCAATTCGTCTTCGGAGCGAGGAAGTGGAGACATCCAGACACATCCAGAAGGTTCCGAATATGGCTCTGGGACCACACGAGGGATTTCGAGTCTTAATGGCGCGTTCAGCGGGTCTTCTTCAACAGCTTCCCTCTCTCGTTTCTCGAAGACGAAGACGTCAAAACCAGGGAGGGGTGACTGGAATGCTCTGGTCATGCGGGAATCGCGCCGAATTTATAACTTTATGAAAGCACCGCTATCACTGTGGCCCAGCTTTGGCTTCCAGAAACAACTAGCACTGTTTTGCACCATCTTTTTCGCATTTGTGTACGTTTATACATGCTGCGTACAGGCAGTGTATGCGAAGCATTTTTATGAGATTGCGTTCAAGCAAGACCTTCAATATGTATGGGGGTCAAGCGAGAGTCAACGAAGCATCTaa
- the LOC135390713 gene encoding uncharacterized protein LOC135390713 isoform X1 yields MTSPKKDEKSRLDSVEQNMSSMQQGMSTMQHELTGISALLHNLLGNQDVIIEGHEEVPIVDDVAHQESNAQDQDGQDLELLEQVGAPPLQEHAEPPVDDESPADPREQPGTAFLLPQPEDSSTSYPAEVADFISRSWTLEGRSERSKRPKGTPTLKLPCLQTPILDREIQTFGAGRCFPVNISRDRKLQHIQEAFTEALEPLAMLLTATVDGPPSKATVAAAVARATALVAHANALMTRERREWALTTFPDSMKSLIPGLPEPAGEDTGRLFGRQFLTLLQENAQLLRSLDTAVEAGLQRPAGDTLPMTSKRLRLPFRSQLSRQPFPYAPPSHTSFRGRGYARRANGKFLNTTFLPNQNCGQNSTVSSGMVKVVSGPLDPPSSSGLPFRPSWSPPPALSSPSSSYVPCSITPGRRGGIRAHCKRGYISNSMQGGHICISPVSCPQERRRGSSGPQPPPPEPLHKVRALQNGRLAHSEILNLAERLHDTDRSKGCLLVGPNPRQAQEPSLLPLANVHVSMERPPIWPLLSAKGIHETPQTIRGLLSIPRSKASDLSRRYFALSPNRVRPSSINHGSGGNVVLPRISGEHDKIANSTVSVTPIPRIRSRHMFHADIPSSGKEEFAVGCHTGTPTEESGVRQTTVSSNREAQCNGPSSFSSSIVLQGPPTPQELHSFARILGLSGSSIQGCPGGAHLVGDKYPLLSGSLLARGPDCSSNSVGQLPISVGSSLWGGNNWKSVGPPGGQHAYQRSRAESSLSCPSSFYQGPQTGLCPTSDGQYGGDSSNQQARQCAIYNTFNHSSRPLVLVLPTGDFSQGRAHSRQAEYPCRLGISSPPRQQQLAAASSGLCTNQTPLGPIWSGPVCRPHKLPTANFLQLEARPTVEWSGRLYKGLERDVQVRIPTFCPDRALPSETPILSTDPVLDHPSLANTALVPVPPPFSSRLPTTPPPLSQPATEQSKRWTPLNFERWSSVSSLEGIQRPLPPSQFSQSAAALLSAAWRPNTKAVYTACWKRWSSWCGRQQINPLSPSLTEFVNFLASLHDEGLSYRTIGCYRSAISQSVNSVDGQDLGTHRVVSKLLKGIFNTSPPQTRYAELWPVSQVTVYLRSLGNNSDLALTMLSYKLCMLLALSTAGRSADLALLSTQILSKSQGGWTLALMGVRKTSRPGHHCGSMLVPSLPPEELLCPVSCLQRYLNLTKPLRGTTPQLLISTRKPHRAASRDTIAQWLKRVLKAAGIDTRHFSAHSTRGASTSTAMQKGVSIAEILNAADWSSESTFRRFYHRSCTTTNFASQVLS; encoded by the coding sequence ATGACTTCTCCCAAGAAGGATGAGAAGTCTCGCCTGGATTCAGTGGAGCAAAACATGTCATCCATGCAACAGGGAATGTCTACAATGCAGCATGAATTGACTGGCATCTCAGCCCTGCTACATAATCTCCTGGGCAACCAGGATGTAATCATCGAGGGTCATGAAGAGGTGCCCATAGTGGATGATGTGGCACACCAAGAAAGCAATGCACAGGATCAAGATGGCCAGGACCTTGAACTCCTTGAGCAGGTCGGCGCTCCCCCTCTCCAGGAGCATGCAGAGCCACCTGTTGATGACGAATCACCAGCTGACCCACGAGAGCAACCAGGGACTGCATTTTTGCTCCCCCAGCCGGAGGATTCCTCCACCTCTTACCCTGCAGAGGTGGCGGACTTCATCTCTCGGTCGTGGACTCTGGAGGGCAGGTCGGAGAGGTCTAAGAGGCCAAAAGGCACGCCTACACTTAAATTGCCCTGCCTCCAGACCCCAATCCTGGACCGTGAGATTCAAACATTCGGGGCCGGTCGCTGCTTTCCTGTCAACATTTCACGGGACAGGAAGCTGCAGCATATACAAGAGGCCTTCACAGAGGCCCTGGAACCCCTAGCCATGCTCCTCACGGCCACTGTTGATGGACCCCCCTCAAAGGCCACAGTGGCAGCGGCAGTGGCAAGGGCTACCGCGTTAGTGGCACACGCCAATGCTCTGATGACCCGCGAAAGGCGGGAGTGGGCCCTGACCACATTCCCGGACTCGATGAAGAGCCTTATTCCAGGACTCCCGGAGCCAGCGGGGGAGGACACCGGCCGCTTGTTCGGCCGGCAGTTCCTAACCCTTTTACAGGAGAATGCGCAGTTGCTACGCTCACTAGACACCGCAGTGGAGGCGGGTCTGCAGAGGCCAGCAGGTGACACTCTCCCGATGACATCCAAGCGCCTGAGGCTACCATTCAGAAGCCAGCTGTCCCGACAGCCCTTTCCGTATGCCCCCCCCTCGCATACAAGCTTCAGAGGGCGGGGGTATGCTCGTCGCGCCAACGGTAAGTTCCTCAACACTACCTTCCTCCCAAATCAAAACTGCGGGCAGAATAGCACAGTGTCTTCCGGAATGGTTAAAGTTGTCTCAGGACCCTTGGATCCTCCAAGTAGTTCAGGGTTACCGTTTAGACCTTCTTGGAGTCCCCCACCAGCCCTCTCGTCCCCCAGCTCCAGCTATGTCCCTTGCTCAATCACACCTGGTCGAAGAGGAGGTATCCGCGCTCATTGCAAAAGGGGCTATATCAGCAATTCCATGCAAGGAGGCCACATTTGTATCTCCCCTGTTTCTTGTCCCCAAGAAAGACGGAGGGGTTCGTCCGGTCCTCAACCTCCGCCACCTGAACCACTTCATAAGGTACGAGCACTTCAAAATGGAAGGCTGGCACACAGTGAGATCCTTAATCTTGCCGAACGACTTCATGACACGGATAGATCTAAAGGATGCCTACTTGTCGGTCCCAATCCACGTCAAGCACAGGAACCTTCTTTGCTTCCACTGGCGAATGTGCATGTATCAATGGAACGTCCTCCCATTTGGCCTCTCCTCAGCGCCAAGGGTATTCACGAAACTCCTCAAACCATTCGTGGCCTTCTTTCGATCCCAAGGAGCAAGGCTAGTGATTTATCTCGACGATATTTTGCTCTTTCACCAAACCGCGTCAGACCTTCTAGCATTAACCACGGAAGTGGTGGCAATGTTGTCCTCCCTCGGATTTCTGGTGAACATGACAAAATCGCAAACAGTACCGTGTCAGTCACTCCAATTCCTCGGATTCGTTCTAGACACATGTTCCATGCAGATATCCCTTCCTCTGGAAAAGAGGAATTTGCTGTTGGATGCCATACAGGAACTCCTACAGAAGAAAGTGGCGTCCGCCAGACAACTGTCTCGAGTAATAGGGAAGCTCAATGCAACGGTCCTAGCAGTTTTTCCAGCTCCATTGTACTACAGGGCCCTCCAACGCCTCAGGAACTCCACTCTTTTGCACGGATCCTGGGACTCTCAGGTTCATCTATCCAAGGTTGCCCTGGAGGAGCTCACCTGGTGGGTGACAAATATCCACTGTTGTCTGGGTCGCTCCTTGCTAGAGGACCAGATTGTTCGAGTAATTCAGTCGGACAGCTCCCTATCTCGGTGGGGAGCAGTTTGTGGGGAGGAAACAATTGGAAATCTGTGGGGCCCCCTGGAGGGCAGCATGCATATCAACGATCTCGAGCTGAAAGCAGCCTTTCTTGCCCTTCAAGCTTTTACCAAGGACCTCAAACAGGGCTGTGTCCTACTTCAGATGGACAATACGGCGGCGATAGCAGCAATCAACAAGCTCGGCAGTGCGCGATCTATAACACTTTCAACCACAGCTCGCGACCTCTGGTCTTGGTGCTTCCAACAGGGGATTTCAGTCAGGGCAGAGCACATTCCAGGCAGGCTGAATACCCATGCAGATTGGGCATCTCGTCACCTCCTCGACAGCAGCAGTTGGCAGCTGCTTCCTCTGGTCTTTGCACAAATCAAACACCTCTGGGGCCCATTTGGAGTGGACCTGTTTGCCGACCACACAAATTACCAACTGCCAATTTTTTACAGCTGGAAGCCAGACCCACTGTCGAGTGGAGTGGACGCCTTTACAAAGGACTGGAGCGGGATGTCCAAGTACGCATTCCCACCTTTTGCCCTGATAGGGCGCTGCCTTCAGAAACTCCAATCCTCTCGACTGATCCTGTGCTTGATCACCCCAGTTTGGCCAACACAGCCCTGGTACCCGTCCCTCCTCCATTTAGCAGTCGACTTCCCACGACTCCTCCCCCACTCTCCCAACCTGCTACTGAACAGAGCAAACGCTGGACACCCCTTAATTTTGAGAGATGGTCTTCGGTTAGCAGCTTGGAGGGTATCCAGCGACCCCTCCCACCAAGTCAATTTTCTCAGTCAGCTGCCGCTCTCCTCTCAGCAGCCTGGCGACCAAACACCAAAGCGGTCTATACGGCATGTTGGAAAAGGTGGTCTAGCTGGTGTGGTAGGCAGCAGATTAATCCACTTTCTCCCTCTCTAACCGAATTTGTCAACTTCTTAGCATCTCTCCATGATGAAGGCCTCTCGTATAGAACCATTGGATGCTACCGTTCAGCTATCTCTCAGTCAGTCAACTCGGTTGATGGTCAGGACTTAGGGACACACCGTGTAGTTTCAAAACTACTAAAGGGTATCTTCAACACTTCACCTCCACAGACCAGGTATGCTGAACTCTGGCCAGTATCACAGGTCACGGTCTACTTGCGGTCTTTGGGTAACAACTCTGACCTGGCTCTAACCATGTTGTCTTATAAGCTGTGCATGCTCTTGGCCTTGTCCACTGCAGGTAGATCAGCAGACCTAGCCCTGCTGTCGACTCAAATTCTGTCTAAATCGCAAGGCGGTTGGACCTTGGCCCTAATGGGGGTCAGGAAGACCTCACGACCAGGTCACCATTGTGGCTCTATGCTCGTCCCTTCTCTGCCTCCAGAGGAACTTCTGTGTCCAGTATCTTGCCTTCAAAGATACTTGAATTTGACAAAACCACTCAGAGGCACAACACCCCAGCTCTTAATTTCCACACGTAAACCTCACAGAGCAGCCTCTAGGGACACAATTGCTCAATGGTTGAAGCGAGTTCTTAAAGCAGCAGGTATAGACACACGACACTTCTCTGCCCATTCCACACGTGGTGCCTCGACTTCTACAGCCATGCAGAAGGGTGTATCGATTGCTGAGATTTTGAATGCAGCAGACTGGTCATCTGAATCTACCTTTCGGCGCTTCTATCACAGGTCGTGCACGACCACAAACTTTGCCTCTCAAGTGCTGAGCTAA
- the LOC135390713 gene encoding uncharacterized protein LOC135390713 isoform X2: MTSPKKDEKSRLDSVEQNMSSMQQGMSTMQHELTGISALLHNLLGNQDVIIEGHEEVPIVDDVAHQESNAQDQDGQDLELLEQVGAPPLQEHAEPPVDDESPADPREQPGTAFLLPQPEDSSTSYPAEVADFISRSWTLEGRSERSKRPKGTPTLKLPCLQTPILDREIQTFGAGRCFPVNISRDRKLQHIQEAFTEALEPLAMLLTATVDGPPSKATVAAAVARATALVAHANALMTRERREWALTTFPDSMKSLIPGLPEPAGEDTGRLFGRQFLTLLQENAQLLRSLDTAVEAGLQRPAGDTLPMTSKRLRLPFRSQLSRQPFPYAPPSHTSFRGRGYARRANATSTFRGNARPHQAPRN, encoded by the exons ATGACTTCTCCCAAGAAGGATGAGAAGTCTCGCCTGGATTCAGTGGAGCAAAACATGTCATCCATGCAACAGGGAATGTCTACAATGCAGCATGAATTGACTGGCATCTCAGCCCTGCTACATAATCTCCTGGGCAACCAGGATGTAATCATCGAGGGTCATGAAGAGGTGCCCATAGTGGATGATGTGGCACACCAAGAAAGCAATGCACAGGATCAAGATGGCCAGGACCTTGAACTCCTTGAGCAGGTCGGCGCTCCCCCTCTCCAGGAGCATGCAGAGCCACCTGTTGATGACGAATCACCAGCTGACCCACGAGAGCAACCAGGGACTGCATTTTTGCTCCCCCAGCCGGAGGATTCCTCCACCTCTTACCCTGCAGAGGTGGCGGACTTCATCTCTCGGTCGTGGACTCTGGAGGGCAGGTCGGAGAGGTCTAAGAGGCCAAAAGGCACGCCTACACTTAAATTGCCCTGCCTCCAGACCCCAATCCTGGACCGTGAGATTCAAACATTCGGGGCCGGTCGCTGCTTTCCTGTCAACATTTCACGGGACAGGAAGCTGCAGCATATACAAGAGGCCTTCACAGAGGCCCTGGAACCCCTAGCCATGCTCCTCACGGCCACTGTTGATGGACCCCCCTCAAAGGCCACAGTGGCAGCGGCAGTGGCAAGGGCTACCGCGTTAGTGGCACACGCCAATGCTCTGATGACCCGCGAAAGGCGGGAGTGGGCCCTGACCACATTCCCGGACTCGATGAAGAGCCTTATTCCAGGACTCCCGGAGCCAGCGGGGGAGGACACCGGCCGCTTGTTCGGCCGGCAGTTCCTAACCCTTTTACAGGAGAATGCGCAGTTGCTACGCTCACTAGACACCGCAGTGGAGGCGGGTCTGCAGAGGCCAGCAGGTGACACTCTCCCGATGACATCCAAGCGCCTGAGGCTACCATTCAGAAGCCAGCTGTCCCGACAGCCCTTTCCGTATGCCCCCCCCTCGCATACAAGCTTCAGAGGGCGGGGGTATGCTCGTCGCGCCAACG CTACCTCTACCTTTCGAGGCAATGCACGGCCACACCAAGCTCCCAGGAACTAA